A portion of the Chelonia mydas isolate rCheMyd1 chromosome 23, rCheMyd1.pri.v2, whole genome shotgun sequence genome contains these proteins:
- the LOC119564903 gene encoding excitatory amino acid transporter 2: protein MGGLGARTPGFSPRLSVPSLFACRPGLGFLLASPPTHTPAMTHHMELAMGEEPHRSLDPLPKPCLAKRCGWLTRNLLLTLTVLGVILGAMFGGLLRLLPPLDEDLLVLLSFPGDILMRMLKMLILPLVISSLISGLAGLDAKASGHMGTRAMVYYMSTTVLAAVLGVILVLSIHPGNPKLRTATGAAARREEVSSLDAFLDLIRNLFPENLVQACFQQVQTVSQKVPVPPQVVRQENVTRLLPGNLSLLNATVTEISLGPSTATHKQLEFKAGMNVLGLIGFFIAFGVAMGQMGEQAKPMADFFNILNEIIMQLVSMIMWYSPFGIASLICGKLAGLQDLELVARQLGMYMVTVALGLLLHGALVLPLIFFGVTRQNPFAFYAGIFQAWLTALGTASSAGTLPVTFRCLEENLGVDRRVTRLVLPIGATVNMDGTALYEAVAAVFIAQMNGIALDGGQIATISMTATLASVGAASIPSAGLVTMLLILTAVGLPTQDISLLIAVDWLLDRLRTSINVVGDSFGAGIVYHLSRAELAAVDARAKGHPPEPPSPKLPPLPNHQGPPEGAGAGYTALPAADSEEEEQAETPSWEPGAEAEGSPGSDQEEKEEEE, encoded by the exons atgggtgggctgggagccaggactcctgggttctctccccggctcagCGTTCCCTCTCTCTTTGCCTGCAGACCAGGCCTGGGGTTTCTCCTTGCGTCCCCCCCAACCCACACCCCAGCGATGACCCACCACATGGAGTTGGCCATGGGGGAAGAGCCCCACCGCAGCCTGGACccgctgcccaagccctgcctggcCAAGCGCTGCGGGTGGCTCACCCGAAACCTGCTGCTAACGCTCACCGTGCTGG GGGTGATTCTGGGAGCCATGTTTGGGGGCCTCCTGCGGCTGCTCCCCCCGCTGGATGAAGACCTGCTGGTCCTTCTCTCCTTCCCGGGAGACATCCTCATGCGGATGCTGAAAATGCTCATCTTGCCCTTGGTCATCTCCAGCCTCATCTcag ggctggccggGCTGGATGCCAAGGCGAGCGGGCACATGGGCACCCGGGCCATGGTGTATTACATGTCCACCACGGTGCTGGCCGCCGTGCTGGGCGTGATCCTGGTGCTGTCCATCCACCCGGGCAACCCCAAGCTGAGGACGGCGACGGGCGCGGCGGCGCGGAGGGAGGAGGTCTCCAGCCTGGACGCCTTCCTGGACTTGATCCGGAACCTCTTCCCCGAGAACCTGGTGCAGGCCTGTTTCCAACAG GTCCAGACGGTCTCCCAGAAGGTCCCGGTCCCGCCCCAGGTGGTGCGGCAGGAGAACGTCACCCGGCTCCTCCCGGGGAACCTGTCCCTGCTCAACGCCACCGTCACGGAGATCAGCCTGGGGCCCAGCACCGCCACCCACAAACAGCTGGAGTTCAAGGCCGGCATGAACGTGCTGG GGCTGATCGGGTTCTTCATCGCCTTTGGGGTGGCCATGGGGCAGATGGGGGAACAGGCCAAGCCCATGGCCGACTTCTTCAACATCCTCAACGAGATCATCATGCAGCTGGTCTCCATGATCATGtg GTACTCGCCCTTCGGCATCGCCTCGCTGATCTGCGGGAAGCTGGCCGGGCTGCAGGACCTGGAGCTGGTGGCCCGGCAGCTGGGCATGTACATGGTGACGGTGGCCCTGGGCCTGCTGCTGCACGGGGCCCTCGTCCTGCCCCTCATCTTCTTCGGGGTCACGCGCCAGAACCCCTTCGCCTTCTACGCCGGCATCTTCCAGGCCTGGCTCACCGCCCTGGGCACCGCCTCCAG CGCGGGGACGCTGCCCGTGACGTTCCGGTGCCTGGAGGAGAACCTGGGGGTCGATCGACGCGTCACCCGCCTGGTGCTGCCCATCGGCGCCACCGTCAACATGGACGGGACGGCTCTGTACGAGGCCGTGGCCGCCGTCTTCATCGCCCAGATGAACGGCATCGCCCTGGACGGGGGGCAGATCGCCACCATCAG catgACGGCCACCCTGGCCAGCGTGGGGGCGGCCAGTATCCCCAGCGCCGGCCTGGTCACCATGCTGCTCATCCTGACCGCCGTGGGGCTCCCCACGCAGGACATCAGCCTGCTCATCGCTGTGGACTGGCTGCT ggaccGCCTGCGCACCTCCATCAACGTGGTGGGGGACTCGTTTGGGGCGGGGATCGTTTATCACCTGTCCCGGGCCGAGCTGGCCGCCGTCGACGCCCGGGCCAAGGGGCACCCGcctgagccccccagccccaagctCCCGCCGCTGCCCAACCACCAGGGGCCCCCCGAGGGCGCCGGGGCGGGGTACACAGCGCTGCCCGCCGCcgacagcgaggaggaggagcag GCGGAGACGCCGTCGTGGGAGCCGGGGGCCGAGGCCGAGGGGTCGCCGGGCAGCGaccaggaggagaaggaagaggaggaataa
- the LOC122463596 gene encoding uroplakin-2-like: protein MGSQCLGALFHLLWLSLGAAMLPPLDFPVRLYSESSRLSTVLRVRPAFCLYERWRQATVDPSRAPRASATIQVHVQPSGDNATYKVPQGFPVPPCSPLFEEPPLPREFAYDVGPGLACLNDTCTRDLLPGRSYRVRFALYGRAVTPVTVTNWSRPLETRGLPRSFRAMEPGPGGRSGGMVVVTVLLSVSVLLLLAAMGLAVVLGRR from the exons ATggggagccagtgcttgggggcCCTTTTCCATCTCCTCTGGCTGAGTCTGGGGGCTGCCATGCTGCCTCCTCTGG aTTTCCCCGTGAGGCTGTACTCCGAATCCTCCCGCCTCTCCACTGTCCTGCGAGTGCGTCCCGCGTTCTGCCTCTACGAGCGCTGGCGGCAGGCGACCGTGGACCCCAGCCGGGCGCCCCGGGCATCGGCCACGATCCAGGTGCACGTACAGCCCTCAG GGGACAATGCCACCTACAAGGTGCCCCAGGGCTTCCCggtgcccccctgcagccccctgtttGAGGAGCCCCCCCTCCCACGGGAATTTGCCTATGATGTGGGGCCAGGCCTGGCCTGCTTGAATGACACCTGCACCCGGGACCTGCTCCCTGGCCGGAGCTACAG GGTGCGGTTTGCTCTGTACGGCCGAGCCGTGACCCCGGTGACGGTGACGAACTGGTCCCGACCCTTGGAGACGAGAG GTCTCCCCCGCAGCTTCCGCGCCATGGAGCCTGGCCCCGGCGGGCGCTCGGGGGGCATGGTGGTCGTCACCGTGCTGCTGAGCGTCTccgtcctgctgctgctggctgccatgGGGCTGGCCGTGGTCCTGGGGCGCCGCTGA
- the GFY gene encoding Golgi-associated olfactory signaling regulator, whose amino-acid sequence MGPGGAGPGGGQAMGLFLAASGLLLCLFSGIYCAYRRGAKGSPFAHQRLQDGSLEDLALNLDSPKGSYDWFLYEMDDNKFPAPLQPAQAPPWPCPPPQPPLPAPQTPPGDKTPGPIGSEQPKSSPPRLECLSPANLPTGNFL is encoded by the exons atggggccggggggggccgggccgggggggggccagGCCATGGGCCTTTTCCTCGCGGCCTCCGGcctccttctctgcctcttctctGGGATCTACTGCGCCTACCGCCGGGGGGCCAAGGGGTCGCCCTTCGCGCACCAGCGCCTGCAGGACGGGTCCCTTGAGGACCTCG CTCTGAACCTGGACAGCCCCAAGGGTTCGTACGATTGGTTCCTTTACGAGATGGACGACAACAAGTTCCCGGCCCCCCTGCAGCCAGCTCAGgccccgccctggccctgccccccaccgcagccccccctccctgccccacagacaccccctggGGACAAGACTCCAGGGCCTATCGGCTCCGAACAGCCCAAGTCGAGCCCCCCAAGGCTGGAGTGTCTGTCCCCGGCTAACCTCCCCACTGGGAACTTCCTTTGA